The Candidatus Poribacteria bacterium genome includes the window CTCTGTCTCAGCAGTTCCAACGAGTCCAGCAGGAGCTTCAGATCGAAACGATTCAGCGCACCGACGTAGACCTGGATCGGATCATCTTCCGGGAGCCCGAGACCTCGCCTCAACTCGCGCTGTGGGTTCCCCCAACCGAATGGGACATAGCGCGAGACAAAGCATCCGGGGCGCTGGATGAGGATCCGCGTCGGATCGTAGCCCATTGAGCTCAGCCGTCTGAACAGCGCCTGCGACACCACGGTTGCCGAATGGGCGTGATGGCGAAACGCCTCTTCAAACCACGTCTCGAGATGCCCGAAGGTGTCCTGGTAGAGTCGGGAGGAGCGGCCCACCATGGTCCCGCCTTTCCCGAACCAGTCCCACCAGCTCAGCACCAGCGGACGCTGCTGGACATGACGGAAATACAGCGCTGGCAGCAACACGGCTGGCCGGCAGTCGATAGCATGGACGATATCGAACGCCTCAGCCCGCAGGCGGAGGATCCGCCGGATGCCGTTGATCGGGTCCGCTCCTTGCCTGAGCGGGCCCCACAACAGATCCGGTGCTTCGAGGTACTCGACGTTCGCCTGCACACGCCGCTGGAACCGCAGCAACCGAGTCGGCGACGTCGAAACCAACGTCACGCGATGGCCCCTTGCCGCGACGGCTTCCGCCATCTCGGCGACCTTGACATAGGCAGAGCCGTTGCAGACGTTGTGGATCAGCATCGCGACGCGCATCGAATAGTCCCTAAGGATCGACGGATCGGGTCGTGCTGCACAGGCAGCGGCGTCCCATGGCGACGCTTGCCGACTGTACGACTACATGTGGGCGGCTTCGGCGTAAATGCCGATCATTTGCCCCGCCGTCCGCTCATAGGAGAAGTCCTGCGCTCGCGCGAGACCGCTTTCGCGTAACCTTGTGTGCAGATCATCCTCGCTGACGACTCGCTCGATGGCGTCCGCAATCTCATCGACAGATTTCGGATCGATCAACACCGCGGCGCCTCCGGCGATTTCGGGGATGGACATCACGTTGGACGCTATGACGGGAGCCCCGCAGGCCATGGCTTCCGGGATTGTCAGACCGAACGTCTCGTAGTGTGACGGATACACGAATACGCTCGCGCCATTGTAGAAGAGAGCTACGTCCGGATGCGGAAGGTAGCCCGTGAAAACAACACGGTCAGCAAGCCCGATGGCTTCTGCCTGCCGTTTGATCTTGCCGAGATACCCGTCCGTGTCATTCCCGCCGACGCATACCAAAAGCATGTCTTTGCACGCCGGCTTGTCGCAAACCCGTCGAAACGCTTCGAGCAAACCCTCTGCGTTCTTGTACGGATAGAAACTGGAGACAAACAGCACGTACGGACGTTCGATCCTGAATCTCCGCGAAAGCTCAGCCTTGACGAACGCTAGGTCCATGACGTGGAAGATGGTCGGGTCGTATGCCTCGTGGACCTTTCGTATCTTCGCTCGGGGGACACGCAGAAACCTGTCGACGTCTTCGACGCAACTATCGGAGTTTGCGACGACAAGCGTCGCACGCCGCGCCGAACGCTCCAGCATCAGGCTCCGGTAGGTTCGCACGCGCCACGGAACTGCTCCCGCATGATGAAACTGCGTAAGCGCCTTCACCGTCAGGACGAGCTTGCCCGGTGACGTGATCGGAGCAATCGTCGCTGGCGCGTTGAACACATCGACGCGGTAGCGCCAGAGCAATGCAGGAATCGATGTGTGTTCCGCCAAGACGCGCCACTTGCGGGCTTCGTTGGACGGGCCGCCATGGACTAGGCGAAAGTTCTGGTACCCGAACTCGTAGAGATGCCGGTTCGTCCGACTGACAAACACGACGTACTCGTTCTCGGTGTCGAGCTTGCCGATCTCCCGCAGCAGATTGATGAAGTACCCTTGCGCGCCGCTGGGGCTGAAGGGGTTCTCAGATAGCGTGTTGAAGCCGATCCGCATCGGTGCCCGTCTCACGCGTTACGCGTTCGGTTCCTGTTCGTCTGCCAGCAGCTCGATGTGACCTCGCCAGCCGGGGTGCGGGTCGAACTCCACGCCCACACGCCGACGATGGCGCATCATCGACGAAACATCGCCATCTCTTGCGTGGACACGCAGCGCGTCCGGGTCCGCGAGCCGGAAGCGCTCGGCAAGCGAGCCCGTCGACGCCTCCGCCTGGGCGAACCCGAGCTGCGGTACCTTTCGCCAGTCAAACCCCATGAGCCGCGTCACCGCCATGTCCACCGCGTACGGATGGTCCCCGACGACCACCCAGCCGCTGGCGATTGGCTTGGGGGACAGGGGTCCGTGCAACTGCCCGCCGACGATGCCATCGACGACCGATAGGAACCGCCTCTGCGGCTCATCCCGGATCGTGCCGTCGGCATCGGCGTAGATCAGGATGTTCATCAGATCGACGGCCATGCGCCAGCAGGTGTCGTTGCGGTGCCAGTTCCCGGCCACGACCGGCTTGTCGACGCGAACGTGCAATCCATCGCGCAGCAGACGGTATGCGCCAAATACGACCGAGTAGATGAACTCCCCAACGCGCGACCCCGATGTCAGCAGGCGCTCCTGGAGCCATGTCCTCGCTGCCAGGGCTTTTCGGCCCTTGACGTCCATCGTGTCCGGGTATTCGTCGCCGCCTTCTCTGGGCGAGCCGACGCGGTAGTGGGGCAGGTAGTTCTTGTCGCCGTTGATCCCGACGAGGTTCTTGATATTCAGCGTGACGCCGACCTTCTTATGCACCTTCATCTTGGGCGCATTGATGACGATGTCAGCCTCTAGGACGGTGCGGGAGACTAGGTACTCGTGGCGACCCTCGTGATGGTGGCTCACGGTCTCGGTTCGGTCGTAGTCACTGCCGTAGAGACGCTCAGGATTCGGCAGATCCGCGAGCGCACTTCGTGCTCCCAGGTCGACGACGGTGTACCCATTAGGATCACCATCCAAGTAGACGCGGTCATCCTGCCGAACGTACCCGCGATCCGTCACGCGACGGCGCAGCTTGCGCAGGTCGAGGAAAGCGAAATCGAGCCTGTGGCGCTCGTAGAACGCCGTGATGGCTTCGAACCCGCCCCATGCCGACAGTTCCTCAAAGTCGCAGTCCCACTGCGGCGCGTCAGCGATCCGCACAGAACCGGACCCCTGGAGGGCGATGAACGCGTAGTCGGCGATTGCCCGGAGCACCGACGGGTGTGTGACGACCGGATCGAGCCCATGGCCCTCTTCGTTGAACGAGAGCACGAAGTTCGGCTTGATGACGACGCGATCCCCAGGCTCAATGACCGTCCCTAGCGGGTTCCAGCGATCCGTTCCGTAGTTCGCCGAATCCATGCCGTTCAGATGGAACGCTTCACGCACAGCGGCATACGCGTGATTCGGTTGAGGTGAGTGTTCCCCAAGCCGGTACTCGGGATAGACGTCGCCGGGGTGGTAGGGAGGTTCCTGAGGATACATTGGGAACTCGACGTGGGCGACCGCGACGTCTGCCGTCATCGATGCATTCTCTGCGGTGGACATGCTGTTCGTAGGCGTCGGCTCAATCGGAGTACCGCACCGGGAGTCGCTGGATCAGGAACCGGTGCTTCCCGGATGCGCTGCGCGGGATCGATTCGACATACTCGATGTGGATGTCGATACCTGCCAGTTTCTCCCCAATCTCGTCGCAAATCCGCCGCTCGTCCGCCTCGCCGTAGTCCGGACGCCTCGCGATGCGCATCGACAGTTTGCCGGGCTCTACCTGCTCAAACTGGAACTGCTCGACGCGGTCGAACAGGTCGTTGTGCATGTTCACCGCGGTCATCGAGACGTGCCGGCCGTCGCTTGTGACAACAAGCTCCTGCAACCGTCCTTCGATGCGCGAGACCCGCAGAAAACCGGGGCACTGGGAGGTCTCGGATGTGTCGAGAGCCGCCAGGTCACCAGTTCGGTAGCGTATGAAGGGCATCGCCCGATTGTGGAACCCGGTCACGACGATCTCTCCGACGTCACCATGGCGCGTCACCGGTTCGCCTGCCGGAGAGAGCAGCTCGGCGATGCCATACGCCGCGTGGAAACAATACCCCGGCGGATCGTCCACCTGCAAGGCGAACGCGGCACGCTCAGCCATCCCGTACCACGACACGACGGGGCATCCGAACGCCGTCTCGACGAGCCGGCGTTGCCAGTCGTAGAGGTTCTCCGACGCAAGGAGTGCGGCGCGAAGCGGCGGAGGCCTCTGACCCGTTTCGATGACATGCTGCGCCAGGATCGTCGCTGCGGACGGATAGGCGTGCAGGTACTCCGGCCGATACCGCTGCATGGCGGGCAGAAAGTGCTCGGCAATGACCTGTGGCGAGAGGTGGTACGAGGACAACAGCAGTTCTCGCGCCAGTGGGTCGTGGGCGTGATAGCGGCCACGTTCAGCGGAACCGACGAACTTGCCCCGAAGCACGACGTTGCGGCTTCGCGGCGTCCACCCGACCTGAGCCCATGTCTCGTGCAGGTGTGCCAGGGTCGCCACGTTCGTCCTGCCGCGTTCCAGGTAGAATCCGAACGGGATGCCGGTCGATCCGCTGGTGGTCATGTACGTGAGCCGCTGTGGTGGGCAGTCGTCAGCGACGAACCGCATCCGATCGTCGCTCAGAGCCACCTTGTCGAGGGCAGGGAGCCTTCGGAGGTCGTCCAGCGACCCGAACGAATCGGCGTGCCAGCCGTGTCGTCTGAATAGGTCGCGATAGAACGGCACGCGCTGTCGAGCGTGTTCGAGCAGGCTCCGCAGGACGTCCAGTTGGTACGCTTCAGTCTGGTCGCGGTTCCACGTGCACGCGGCGCGGAACTGCCTTCGCGCCTCGACGTAGAGACACGCCAGCCTCGGCGAGAACACGACGTCGCGGAACCCGGCCCGAAGCGGATACGGCACGACACCGTACGCTGCCTTGAAGGCATGCACCAGCAGATCTCGTTGCGGTCCCATCACGCACGTGGCCCATCTACGGACACCAGAACCGTCATTCGACCTCCGCTTGAAGCCCGTCGGCCTGGGGCTGAAGACGATCCTCGACCCAGAGCGTCATCTCCGTCGCGTGTAGCTGTTCCCAGACAGGGATGGGTGGTTCTGTTCCGTGTCGTATGGACTGGAAGAACGCGCGCACGGCGGATCGGTGTCCCTTATCCGCCACGCGTCTGCTGTCGCCTTTCGCGCGCACGCCCTTGGCAGCCCAGCCGCGATAGTCGTTGAGGGTGAGCACCGCCCCGTCGACAAAGACCTCCATCGTCTCTTTCGGGTGGTCCGATGATCCCAGCGCGGTGTAAGTCAGCGTCGCGATGCTTCCCTCTGCGAATGCGAACGTCGCGGAGAAGTTGTCATCGTGCCGGCAATGATGGGTGCGCGGCACGATGTGGGTTACAGCAACGCTCTCAACCGATGCGCCCGTCAGGTAGCAGAACAGATCGTAGATATGGCAAGCTTCGCCGCGATTTCGTCCGCCGCCAGATGAAGAAAAGAACCAATGGTCGGGCGGCAGACGGCCTGCGTTCATCCGGTAGTCGATGATCATGGGGTTGGTGCGCCGTCCGACGATGCTCGCCATTGCCGCAATGTCCGGCGCAAACCGTCGGTTGAACCCCGTCTGCAGCACAGGCGCATCCGAGCCGAGCTCCGAAAGCAGATCCTGGATGTCGTGGTACTCCTTCCAGGTCATGCAGAGAGGCTTCTCGACGAGGACATGCTTCCGGGCTCTGAGCGCGAGCATCGCCATCGAGGCATGGACATCGTGAGGCGTCGTCAGGATGACGGCGTCGATGGTTTCGTCGGCAAGCAGCGCCGCGTAGTCCGTCAGCGCGTGGTCGGCTCCTAGCTGACGGGCGACAGCGACAGCGTTCGCCCCTGTGCGGCTCACCACGGCCCGCACCTGGCATAGATCCGACAGCTCCGACAAGATGGGCACATAGGTGCCCTTGGCGAAGCTCCCTGCACCCACCAAGGCGACACGAACCGGCGATTCAGACTGAATCCCCCGTCTCGGCGTGTGTTCCAGGCGGACATGCGTCGATGGGGCATCGCCAGGGTCCGGGTAGTCCAGCACGACCAGCAGGGGCTTCTGCTGCCCGTGCTGGAGCTCACGGTACGCGTCGGCCGCCCGATCGATTGGGTAGGCAGCTTCGACCAGCGGCCCGACATCCATCGCCGAGTCACGAAGGAGTTCCAGGTACGCCCTCATGTTGCGCTGCTCGGTCCAGCGAACGTACGCGAACGGATAGTCGACGCCGCGCTCTTCGTATTCGGGATCGTACCGACCGGCACCGTACGAAGTCGAGATGAGGAAGTCCAGTTCCTTCTCGTAGATGTCCTGGCGGCGCACATTCAGGCCGACGTGGCCGACCAGGACCACTCTGCCCTTTCGCCGGCACATGCGGAATGCCGTCGAGATCACCTCGTCGTTGGCTGCATGCGCGGCAACGATCACACCGTCGGCGCCGAGGCCGTCCGTGTTCAGTAGCACTTGCTCCACGGGGTCGTTTGCAGCCGGGTCGATGTGTGTCGCCATCCCAAGACGTTCCGCCAGGGCGACTCGATTGGCGGAGAGGTCCGATCCGATCACGCGGCAACCATTGGCTCTGAGCGCCTGAGCGGTCAGTTGGCCCACTGCCCCAAGGCCAATCACGACAAACGTCTCACCGATCGTCGGGGATGCGCGACGTATCCCCTGAAGGGCGATCGCACCGAGCGCCACCGTGCTCGCATGGCGGAACGGCAACGCCGGAGGAACAGGCACGACGAGGTTCTTTGGAACGCAGATCACTTCTGCGTGATGGGCGAACTGCGCACCGGCACATGCTACTGCCATTCCAGGCAGTAGACCCTCGACTCCCCGCCCTAGTTCGAGGACGACGCCTGCCGCAGAGTATCCGATCTGGTGTGCAGCGGACACCTTCCGCCGGACCTCGCGGATCGTTGCCCGGACGCCCGATGACAAAGCCCGGTCGATGACCTGTCGAACTCTCTGTGGTTGCTCCAGCGAGCGCTGGATCAATGACTTCCCGCTCGCCTCAAGCGAGGCAAGCTCCGTGCCGGGAGAAACGCACGAGGCGCGCACGCGCACAAGGACGCATTGGTCCTGCACGACGGGAGCCGGCACGTCATCGACGATCACCTCGCCGTCCTTGAGGAACACCTGCCTCACGTCACGCGCCCCCCCGGAGAGGGATTCGTCGTGGGTTTCACGAACAAGGCGTCCACATAGGAGACGTGCCCGTCCCGCGGGTCATAGACCTGGGCGACGTTGCCCCCGTACTGGAACCCAAGCCCACACAGCGCCACCACCAAGGCGTCGAACCGTGCCTGCCCCTCGTAGATGCTGTCGAGATTCGCCTCAATGGTGCATGCGCGCGCTCTGCCCAGCGTGCGCGTCGCTCCCCGGATCACTCGGTCCTCGAAACCCTGGACGTCCATCTTCACCAGGATGCCATCCTCGAGCGACTCGCCCGCCAGCGCCGAATCAAGCGTATCGATCGGCACGCTGATCCGTTCCTGATCCAACAGTTCCGGGTGGAGACGACCGAAATCGCTTGTGGTCTGAAGCATCGACGATGATGGAGAGAACTCACGGTGTCGCAGCATCGTCGCCTCGCCTGGGGCTTCTCCGAGCGCGATAGGAAACACCTTGACGCGCCCTGCGCTGCCTTCCGCCCACGTCGAAAGCCGCGCCGCGACATCTGGGAGTGGTTCGAAACAACAGACCTTGGCATTCTTGAAGGTCTCGAGGGCGAACTGCGCAAACTGCCCCTCGTTGGCACCAATATCGATCACGCTGCGGATGGACAACCGGCTCAGGCTTCCCCATACCTGTTCGGAAAGAGAGGACGCGCGAACTACGTCAAGCCCTACGGAACGGAGTGCGCGATGCGCGAGGCGTTTCGCTATGGAGAGCAGGGATCGCATGGCGCTGAATGAGTCCTCCGACCTGTGTCCTTGGGCAGCAGCTCGCAAGTGCCGAGCGCTCAGATGGGAGAGCAGAAGGCAAGGACGCACTGCTTGGCGTCGCTTGTGGCACACGCCTGCACCAGACGAGGCAAGATGCCCGGCAGATGGTAGTTGAACGTGTCCATGCACTCAACCCGGAAGCCACTCCATTCGAGCACCTTCCTCACGTCGGACGGAGTGTACTCCCGATTGTGCCCGGCGTACGGGTACTCACTGTCGTAGTAGTGTTCGATGGCCGGGAAAGGGGGGCGGCCGCGAAGCAGCATGCGCAGGCGTTTCCAAAGCGATGCCGCGTTCGGAACGTCGAGTACGAAACGTGAGGTGCCGTCTCTGAGAAGTCCGTGGCATTTCTGGAGCAACGCTCTTGGGCTGCCGTTCAGGTGCTCGATGACAGCCATCAGGAGTACCGCGTCGAATGTGCCGGGCAGAGGGTCTGAGATGATATCGAGGTCGAGGAACTCGATCGACGTCTCCCGAAGGGCGCTTGTGATCTTGGCGTATTCGCCAGCGTAGAGCTCGTGCTTCTCGACGGTCACCACATGGAACCCGAGTTCCGCCAACATGAGGGGCAACGTCGGAACGAAACTGCCGACATCGACCACGGTGCCCCCATCTGGGAACTGACGGCGAAGGTACGTCGCAACCCGCATGTACGGGACGGACTCGTTGTCGATCCGATCCACGACCGGATTGTGGGCAGCACGCGCGATGTCGCGGTCGTACTTGCTCAGCCGATCCCAGTCCAGTTCTCTCAGAACCGGCGCGAGGCGGGTTCTGGCGCTCCGAAACGCCTCGACCACCTCCTTCGGGGTTCTCATTCGCATTCCCTTCGACTGCATCAGCCCTTGACTGTCAGCCATTGGAGCTGTTGGGCGAGCTCGGGTCGGCACGGCGTCCCAAGGTCAGGGCTCTACGCATGATACTCGTGTCACACCAGCCCCGCCAACCAAAGCCCTCCCACGTGTGGTACACGGCAAGGCACAGAGCCAACCAGACGATCTGAGACACAGAGAACGAGATAGCGAACCATGTCGTCCCTGCTGAGTGCGTTGCGACAGCACATGGGACGAATATCGCAGTGCCGACGGCAGGGAGCACCGACGTCACCAGTGGGAACCCGCGCGCGGCGATCACCTGGATGACCGCCGAGGCGACCACGGTCGCGGCGATCCCCGGGAACGAGGCGACCAACACGTAATCGGGGTCCGCGAACTCCGCGCCGAACACTATCTGCGTAAACGAGGTGGGGAACGCCAGGACCACGAGGAACCCGGCTGCCAAGGCAAGCGTCATTGCCTGGACCACAGCAACGGTGGTCGAACGGATCGAGCGCTGCGCCGCGTATGGCAGCAGCACACGCCCAAGAACGCCGGACACCTGACGTCCCGTGTCAGCCAGCGTGTTGACGCAATTCCACAGCCCGATGAACACCGGCGTCATCAGCCGCTCGGCGACCAGGTATGGGCTTCGAAAGAAAAGGGCGGTCGAGAAGTTCGCCAGGACTGCCCGGAAGCCGAGACCCCCGAGCTGCACGACGAGCGCGGTTCCACCAGCAGAGCCGGTCCCGAGCCGTCGCCGGACGAGAAGCCATGAGGCAAACGCGCAGACGACAAACGAAGCAGTCCACATCACGGACGCCCTGAATGCGTCGACCCGGATCTGCGCGACAACCGCGCCAACGGCAAGCGAAGCGAACATGAGGGGGTAGATGAGCGCGACGATGGCTCGCCGGAGGAAGTCCTGCTGGCCGATGAACAGCGACTCCACGCCTGTCCGGTATGCCAGTGCGACTGCCGCAACGATCCACATGACGCGCTCGGCGATGCCCGCTGACGTTGCGACGTGTAACCCCTCCGGGAGCATGTTGAGCAACGGAGCCACAACTGTCGCCGCTCCGACAAACAGAGCCAAAGAGAGCACCATCAGTCTGTGCGAGGTCTGCTCGCGGCGAGCGTCCGACGCGACAAACACCGGGATGCCGTAAATGACTCCGAGCGAGGTAAACGGAAGAAGAAGGAAGACAACGCTCTGGAAGATGCCGAACTGCCCGTACGCAGCCGACCCCATCGCGCGACTAAGGAGCATCTGGGCGAGAACCGAGCACGGGAACTGAACCGCCATCGCGATGTAGGAAATCACGACGCCCCGCCGGAGCGTATCGCGGCGTCGGTTGTCTGAGAGCTCGCCCATCTCGTCGCCGTGGTTCATGTGATCCTGCAAGCGCGGGCCCGCTTCTGCGCCGAAGTCTCCTGCCTTCACGTCTCCAAGCCCTCAGCCTGTATCCCAACGATGGCGTCGAGCTCCGTGGCAAGCTGGGAGGTCAGATGCTGGCGGTCGTACCGCGCGAGCCCGTCGACGGAAAGGTCGCCAAGCCCCCCCGACCGCCAGCGGACAACCAGTTCCGCCAGCGCCTCGGCGATCCGCTCGGGATCGTTCCGAACACAGACGCCCAGTTGGTTATCCTCGACCAGCGACCAGGCGGACCCAGGGTCCCCGATATAGAGTTGTGGTCGGCGCGCCGCCCAATAATCGTAGATCTTGCCAGGCACCATGGACGGGAAGCCAACGTCTCCGACGGTCAACAGAAGGTCCGCGTTGCGCGTCACTTTCCAGAACTCGTCGCGTGGCAGAAATCCGACCTCACTGACGCACTCAGTCAAGCCGGCCCTCCACGCGTGCTCCGCAGATACGCGCGGCAGAGGGCCCACGAACAGGAGATCGATTGCCTCGTAGCAGTCCGGCATGTCGCGTCGTAGGTGCGACAGCGCGTCGAATAGCGCGCGCGGGTCGCGGGTCGGCGGCATCACCGTCCCGGCATGTACAATGCGCAAGCGCCCATCATCTCGGTCGTCACGAGGCGTCGAAGCGCCAACCTGCAACTCATCCAGGTCGCATCCGTTCGGGATCATGCGAATCTTGCGACGCTGTGCGCCGTATCGTGCGACGAAGTCCTCGTAACTCCGGGTGGAGACCACGACGACGCGGTCAACCGCTTGCACCGTCCGGCGCTCGACCCATCGCCCGATGGCTCGCTGGATTCGGCTCTTTGTGTAGAACGGAGGCGTGTCCACCCAGTCGTCGCGTACATCCCAGATGACTGGCTTGTGGTAGATGCGTCGCGCCAGCCATGCCAGGACGACCATCGACCGGGGCGGCGCTGTCACGAACACAGCATCGACCCCGCGGCCGGACATCCAACGGCGCATCCGCCAGAGAGCGAACGGGACCCACGCGATCATGGGATCGTAGGTGAGAAGGTGTCTGTCGAGGAGCCCCTGCACGGTACGGCAGAACGCGCGCAATAAGCGCTTTGGGCCCAGGGATTGCTTCCCTGTGGCGGCTCTTGGGTCCGTTGGGGCGGACCCTCCTCGCAGAAGACGGACGAGGAACGCCGGCGGCTGGATCGCCCGAATGCGATCGACCGTCACTCGCGGATCGACTTCTGTCAGGAGCGACGCGCTGTCCCGCCGGACGTACGGGTTCCCGGAGTCGCGGATCGTGAGGACGATGGGCTGCCAGTCGTGGTCGAGCAGATACCGGCTGAACTTTGTCGCCCTGATGCTGCCACCGACCGTCCCAAATGGCGGGTACTGGTAGACGGCCATGAGGAGACGACGTGCGCCGGACTGCGGCTCATGGCTTGACGTTGTCACCTCTACCATAGGAGGCCGACGTACCGGTCGGCCGAGATGGCGTCCCTGTAGCTGCCATTCAGGTCGAGAACCGGAGCCTTCGCCGCCCGTAGGACCTCCGCGAAGCTCTGGTCGAACTTCGACACGACGTGAAGGTCAGCAACGACGGCAAGCTCCGCCGCGTTGGGGACATGCAGGTCCAGGGCGTGCGGAATGCGCTCCTCCAGGTAGGCGACGCTATCGCTGCCCCCGCGCCGGGTGAGGGCTCCGGCCACGTCGGGATCATGCCATTGAGCCGGTACGCCGGCAGCCAGGATGCCATGTAGAAGATCGACCACCGGGCTCTCGCGCACATCTGCCGTGTCGGACTTGAACGAGATCCCCCAAACGGCGACGCGTTTCGGGCTGAGAGAGAGCACTCGATCCAGCGTCCGCGCCAGATGTCGCTGGTTGCTCGGGATTGCCGACTCGAGGAGAGGCAGCCTAAGGTCGCTTCTGCCCGCCAGGAACGCCAGGGCCCGAAGGTCTT containing:
- a CDS encoding lipopolysaccharide biosynthesis protein; amino-acid sequence: MKAGDFGAEAGPRLQDHMNHGDEMGELSDNRRRDTLRRGVVISYIAMAVQFPCSVLAQMLLSRAMGSAAYGQFGIFQSVVFLLLPFTSLGVIYGIPVFVASDARREQTSHRLMVLSLALFVGAATVVAPLLNMLPEGLHVATSAGIAERVMWIVAAVALAYRTGVESLFIGQQDFLRRAIVALIYPLMFASLAVGAVVAQIRVDAFRASVMWTASFVVCAFASWLLVRRRLGTGSAGGTALVVQLGGLGFRAVLANFSTALFFRSPYLVAERLMTPVFIGLWNCVNTLADTGRQVSGVLGRVLLPYAAQRSIRSTTVAVVQAMTLALAAGFLVVLAFPTSFTQIVFGAEFADPDYVLVASFPGIAATVVASAVIQVIAARGFPLVTSVLPAVGTAIFVPCAVATHSAGTTWFAISFSVSQIVWLALCLAVYHTWEGFGWRGWCDTSIMRRALTLGRRADPSSPNSSNG
- a CDS encoding glycosyltransferase family 4 protein, whose translation is MVEVTTSSHEPQSGARRLLMAVYQYPPFGTVGGSIRATKFSRYLLDHDWQPIVLTIRDSGNPYVRRDSASLLTEVDPRVTVDRIRAIQPPAFLVRLLRGGSAPTDPRAATGKQSLGPKRLLRAFCRTVQGLLDRHLLTYDPMIAWVPFALWRMRRWMSGRGVDAVFVTAPPRSMVVLAWLARRIYHKPVIWDVRDDWVDTPPFYTKSRIQRAIGRWVERRTVQAVDRVVVVSTRSYEDFVARYGAQRRKIRMIPNGCDLDELQVGASTPRDDRDDGRLRIVHAGTVMPPTRDPRALFDALSHLRRDMPDCYEAIDLLFVGPLPRVSAEHAWRAGLTECVSEVGFLPRDEFWKVTRNADLLLTVGDVGFPSMVPGKIYDYWAARRPQLYIGDPGSAWSLVEDNQLGVCVRNDPERIAEALAELVVRWRSGGLGDLSVDGLARYDRQHLTSQLATELDAIVGIQAEGLET